ACGATATGAGTGCGATCGAAAAGAGGAGGCGGTGCGGGCCGACGCATCCAAGGGAGAGCTCGAGGCGCTCGCTCGGGAGCTTGTTCGGACCTATCCGCCGCTCGGATGACGGGCGCGTTTCCCTCGAAACCCACCGGCTCCAGCGGATCGGGACGCGAGGCCCATTAACGGAATCCGCCCGCGGCCGCAGCATGAGAGCGGTCGCTCACACCCGCTCGAAGAAGGGACGGAAGGCGTTGGCGACAAAGAAGGAAGCGATCCTCGACGCGGCGCTCGATCTCTTCGTGGTGAGGGGGATCTCCGCGGCCACCACTCGCGAGATCGCGAAGCAGGCCGGAACCGCCGAGGGGAATCTCTACCGCCACTTCGAGAGCAAGGACGCGCTCGCGCGCCACCTTTTCGGAGAGTGCGCGGGGCGCTTTCGGAAACTGCTGATCGAAGCCGCCTCGTCCGCCGAGGATCCGGTGGGGAAGATTCGCGCCCTCGTCCGCGCGATATTCGCTTTCGCCGTCAAGGACCCGCGGGCGTTCGCGTTCATCGTTCTCACTCATCACACGGAGTTCGCCACCGGACCGATCCGGAACCCCCAGCCGCTTCCCAAGGATGTCTTCTGCGAGGCAATCCGTTCGGGGATCGAGTCGAAAGCGTTTCGCCCGATCGATCCAAACCTCGCCACGTCTTGGATCGTCGGGATGACGCAGCGCGCGATCGCGTTCGCCGAGACCGGGAGAATCGCGCTTCCGTCCGAAGAGATCGTCCGCGAGACGACGGAAGCGGCTCTCAAGCTTCTCGCGTCCGAATAGCGCGCGAAACGGGAGAGGGCTTCGCCGCCCCCTCCCCCACCGCACGGCGCGTCGCTTCTCCTCGGAAGAGTCCTTACGTCGCTACCGCTTCTTCTTCGCCCCTTCGCCCGCCTTTCTTGCGTCGGACGCCTTCCCCTTCCTTTCCGATTCGCTCTTCGCGCGGCTCTTCGTGTACTTGTCTTCTCGGTCGACGGAGCGCGCCTTCTCTTCGACCCGTTTCTTCGTCTCACGGATCGTCGAGGACTCGGAGCGCGGTCTCTCGCGGGGTTCTTTCTTCTTCGAGATCTCGCTCGACTTCGGCGCGCGCGATTCGGAGCGCTCGGCGCGCGCACGCCTCTCGACCATGAATCGCGTTTCCCCTTCCAGCCTTTCACTCGATGCTTTTCGCGCGTCGACCCGCTCGTAGCTCTCCCGCGCCTTTCGGATTCGCTCCGCCTGCCCGACCGGCTCGTAGTCGATCGCGCGGCGATCTCCCGACCGGTAAGTCCTCGCCTCGACACGGACCGGCGCGACGCGCGTCCGCGTGATCGCGCGCACTTCATCGATCTCGAGCGATCGGCCGATCGGAAC
This is a stretch of genomic DNA from Candidatus Eisenbacteria bacterium. It encodes these proteins:
- a CDS encoding TetR/AcrR family transcriptional regulator, coding for MATKKEAILDAALDLFVVRGISAATTREIAKQAGTAEGNLYRHFESKDALARHLFGECAGRFRKLLIEAASSAEDPVGKIRALVRAIFAFAVKDPRAFAFIVLTHHTEFATGPIRNPQPLPKDVFCEAIRSGIESKAFRPIDPNLATSWIVGMTQRAIAFAETGRIALPSEEIVRETTEAALKLLASE